TGAAGGGTTTTCAAACGGCGTCGAAAGAGTTTGAGCGGGAGATCAGCAAAGCCATGGCTGAACCCGAAGAACTGCCTGCTGCGAAGACTGAGATCGAGTCTTCTTCTCCGAAGGAGCACGAGGACTGAACCCTTGATTCAAAGCGGTGACCTCCGATTGGTGGTCGGGTTAGGCAATCCGGGCGAGAAGTACGCCTCCACTCGCCATAACGTTGGGTTCATGGCCTTGGAGCAATTGGCTTCTCGCGAGGGAGGCCGTTTTAAAGCGATGGGCAAGTTGCAGGGCGAACTGGCGGATGTCGGTTCCGGTGGTGCCCGTCTCCGGCTTTTGATGCCGCAGACCTTCATGAATGAAAGCGGTCGTTCGATCCGTGCGGCTCTCGACTGGTTCGGCTTCGAGATTCACCAGCTGATCGTGCTGGTCGATGACATGGATCTACCGCTGGGCCGGCTGCGGCTGCGCGCTGGTGGTGGTGCTGGAGGGCATAACGGCTTGAAAAGCACCATTCAGCATCTGGGGACGCAGCAATTTGCCCGGTTGCGAATCGGGATCGGTGCTCCTGGACGCACCCCGGAGGAGCGCCGCGCTCGCACCGTGTCTCATGTGCTCGGCCAGTTCAATCGCGATGAAGAGCCACTTCTCAATGATGTGCTGAGCGAGGTTCTCCGAGGTCTTGAACGCATCCAGCGCCAGGGCCTGGATCGTGCCGGCAATCATCTCAATGGGTTGAATCTGGCTCCGGTGGCTGAGGATGAAGCGGTCTGATGGCGCGGCTGCCCGTCACCACAGCGCATCTGCGTGTGCATCACCAGAGCTTTCGAGACCAATGCCTTCAGGGTGAAGTGCAGGCGGGGGGATTCAACTGGGAATTTCAGTGGTTCTTTGATCGTGGTGAACTCTGCGTTGAACCTTCACTCGGCAGAGCCCTGATTCAGGACGCGCTTCAGCGCTTTCTGGTCAAGTCGGATTATCGGCTGGAGGCCGGTGGGGATTACAGCTTCACGGTCAGGGCCCGATTCTGAGCGATGACGGCTCCGGCCAATCGAGTGGAAACCCGAGGTGGTTTTCCAGCATCACCAGTGCTGCGACAGCGTCCAGTTCGCCTGGGGGCAATTGCAGCCCAAGAGGCACCAGCCTGCGCCAACCGCGCGCTGGCCATAGCTGCCAATACCGCGATCGTGCCATCAATGTCGTGCCACGTTCGTCAACCAAAGTCACTGGCAGTTCGGTGGGGAGTTGCGCTGTCCAGTGAGCACTGGAGGTGCCATTGCCCACGATCAATTGTTCCGGTGGCGTGGAACGCTGCCACCGTTCCAGGGTATTCAGCACAGCATCGGCTGGGAGAACATGCCCTTCGATCACGCAGCGTTGCTCTTGGGACGCCAGCACCAGCCCGCACTTGCTGCGACCTGGATCAAGGGCGGCAATCCAGCTCATGAGCCCGAAGCATCCGAATTGGATTCGATGCTTCGCTTGATTCTGAGCTCGATCGCCACTGGATCGGCCGTTTCGCTGCGGCGAGCCGCCACCGCTTCGAGTTCAACGCGTCCCCGTCCCCGCTCGATCAGTTCCTTGGCGAGGCTATTCAGAGCATTGCCATCAAATTGGAGTCCCTGGCTGAGGGAGCCACGGCGCTGGGCCTTTGCCAGCGTTGATGCCAACAGCAAGTTGAGGCGGTTGCGGATCGCTTGCGGATCGCGTTCGTCACTGTTGAGCGTCGTTGTGGCCAGCACTTCACCTTCGATGGTGACCGTGACATTGGGACGGACATCCGGGAAGGCATAGACCACACGTTCGCCACGGAGCACATTGGCGGCGGAACGCAAGAGAACCACCCAGGTGCCGGGCTTGCGAATGGCCTGTTCGAGCCGGTTGATGTCTTGTCGGGGCACCAAGAGAATCTGCCGATCCGGGGCTTCGCCCGGTAGCACCTGTTGGTAGGCCTGCTGATTGGCCTCTCTGAGGATCTGGTCGATGACCTGGCGTGCCTGATCCGGTCGATCGAGTTTGAGGGTGACCGTTGCAAGAGGCTGGCCACTGCTGATCGCCACATTGCCCCGTCTCAGGGCGAGCAGATTCTCCTCCAGTTGCAGCAGTTCGTTTTCGCCGTCGCGGATCTGTGCACGAACGGCGTTCAGCTCGGCATCCGTGCGACGAATTTCGGCATCACGATTGCTGACGTCCTGGCTGAGGCGCTGACGCTCCGCTTCGAGGCGACGGGTCTGCTCCTGCAGCGGTTGCAGCGTGCTTCGCAATTCGCTGGCACGGGCTTGCGCGTCAGCCAGGGTTTGCCGAGCTTCGATTTCATCGCTGCGGGCCTGTTGGAGCTGGTCGCGTGATTCCTGCTGTGCTTTTTGGCTGGCCTTCAAAGCGGTGCGGCTGCTGCGCAGACGCGCCTGGAGTTCATTGAGTTCGAACAGGCCGACCCGCAGCTGGCGACTCACCAGGAGCATCAGCCCGAGCGACAGCACACTGATCAGGCTCCCTGTGAGCACAGTGATCAGGACTGCGGTCTGACGTGGGCGCAAGCCAAACAGACTCAGTCGGGCTTTGCCCACCCTTGAGCCCAGGCGATCTCCAAGTGTTGACAGCACCCCCCCCAGGATGAGGAGGGTCAGCAGCAGCAGCCAACCTGTCACGTGCTCTCAACCATGCGGCAGCCCGCTGAAGTGGTGCCCATCTTCACCCGTCGAGCATTTAGCTGAACCGCTTGGCTAGGGCGATGGGGTCAAGAACGGTGATCTTCTTGCGGTCGATCTCCACCAGGCCGGAGTTGCGCAAGTCTCCGAGCAGACGGGTGATCGTGACCCGCGTTGAACCGATGGCTTCCGCGATCGCTTGGTGGGACAGACGCAGGTCGATCGTGATGCCCTGCGTGCTGGG
This region of Synechococcus sp. NOUM97013 genomic DNA includes:
- a CDS encoding TatA/E family twin arginine-targeting protein translocase, with product MNIFGIGLPEMAVIGAVALLVFGPKRLPEFGKTLGKTLKGFQTASKEFEREISKAMAEPEELPAAKTEIESSSPKEHED
- the pth gene encoding aminoacyl-tRNA hydrolase — encoded protein: MQSGDLRLVVGLGNPGEKYASTRHNVGFMALEQLASREGGRFKAMGKLQGELADVGSGGARLRLLMPQTFMNESGRSIRAALDWFGFEIHQLIVLVDDMDLPLGRLRLRAGGGAGGHNGLKSTIQHLGTQQFARLRIGIGAPGRTPEERRARTVSHVLGQFNRDEEPLLNDVLSEVLRGLERIQRQGLDRAGNHLNGLNLAPVAEDEAV
- a CDS encoding DUF3146 family protein, encoding MARLPVTTAHLRVHHQSFRDQCLQGEVQAGGFNWEFQWFFDRGELCVEPSLGRALIQDALQRFLVKSDYRLEAGGDYSFTVRARF
- a CDS encoding resolvase; protein product: MSWIAALDPGRSKCGLVLASQEQRCVIEGHVLPADAVLNTLERWQRSTPPEQLIVGNGTSSAHWTAQLPTELPVTLVDERGTTLMARSRYWQLWPARGWRRLVPLGLQLPPGELDAVAALVMLENHLGFPLDWPEPSSLRIGP
- a CDS encoding DUF3084 domain-containing protein — its product is MTGWLLLLTLLILGGVLSTLGDRLGSRVGKARLSLFGLRPRQTAVLITVLTGSLISVLSLGLMLLVSRQLRVGLFELNELQARLRSSRTALKASQKAQQESRDQLQQARSDEIEARQTLADAQARASELRSTLQPLQEQTRRLEAERQRLSQDVSNRDAEIRRTDAELNAVRAQIRDGENELLQLEENLLALRRGNVAISSGQPLATVTLKLDRPDQARQVIDQILREANQQAYQQVLPGEAPDRQILLVPRQDINRLEQAIRKPGTWVVLLRSAANVLRGERVVYAFPDVRPNVTVTIEGEVLATTTLNSDERDPQAIRNRLNLLLASTLAKAQRRGSLSQGLQFDGNALNSLAKELIERGRGRVELEAVAARRSETADPVAIELRIKRSIESNSDASGS